CTCCGGTCCGACAGTCAACCGCGACACCCGGCCAGACGGTGGCGAGGATCGAGCAGCTACGGCGCGAGAAGAAATGGTCGGCGTCCCGCATCGCATTCGAGCTTCACGCGGACGGCACCACCGTCAGTCGGCGCACGATCACCCGCCACCTGGCTCAGCTCGGCTTGAACCGCCGTCGGTTCATCGACCCCAACGGCGAGAACAACCGAGAGATCAAGACCATCACCGCCAAGCATCCCGGGCACATGGTGCACCTGGACGTGAAGAAGGTCGGGCGCATCCCCGACGGCGGCGGCTGGCGAGTGCACGGGAAGAACCAGCCCCGAGGCCAGGGCCGCCGCCCGCGCGAAGTCCCGCGGCGCGCGAGCGGGATACGCACACCTACACTCTGCGATCGACGGAGACACGCGCCTGGCGTACACCGAATCGCTCGAGAACGAGCAGGCCACCACCGCGGTCGCGTTCCTGAACCGCGCCCGGGAATGGTTCGCCAAGCATGGCATCGTGAAGATCGAGCGGATCAGCACCGACAACGGTGCCTGCTATCGCTCCAATGCCTTCGCCGCCGCCCTGAACGGTGCCGAGCACCAGCGGACCCGGCCTTACACGCCCAAGCACAACGGAAAAGTCGAACGCTACAACCGCATCCTCGCCGAAGAGTTCCTCTACGTCAGAACCTGGACCTCAGAACACCAGCGCGAAAAAGCGCTCGAGACCTGGAACCTGCACTACAACTACCACCGGCCCCACGGCGCGCACGGCGGCAAGCCGCCCGCTTCCGGGACGCCATCACGCGTCAACAACGTCCTGGCCTCATACAGTTAGTGGGTTGCTCAATTACCTGAAGGGAATCTCGATGACCTCCGTACTGATGATTCTGTCCGCCGCCGACCACTGGACGCTCGAGGACGGCAGCAAGCACCCGACCGGCTTCTGGGCCGAGGAGTTCCTGGCGCCGTACAACAAGTTCAAGGAGGCCGGCTGGGACGTCGTCGTCGCGACGCCCGGCGGGAAGAAGCCGACCGTCGACCAGACCAGTCTCAGCGTCAAGGGCGGGCTGCTGCCCAACAAGATCGGCACGCTGAAGGACGAACTCGCCCGTCTCGCACCGGTTCTCGACGCGCCGGACAACCTCTCGAATGTCGACCCGGACGCGTTCGACGTGGTCTTCTACCCCGGTGGCCACGCCCCGATGGAGGACCTCGCGTACGACGAGGTGTCCGGCGCGATCATCCGGAAGCGTCTGGAGTCAGGCCGTCCGCTGGCCCTGTTGTGCCACGCGCCGGCCGCGATCCTCGCCGCTCAGAACGCCGACGGCACCTCGCCGTTCGCCGGTTACAAGATGACCGGCCTGTCGAACGCCGAGGAGACGCTCAACGGTCTCGCCAAGAAGGCGAAGTGGCTGTTGCAGGACAAGCTGGAGGAAGCCGGCGTGGAGTACGAGAAGGCCAAGCTGCCGATGCGTCCGCACGTCGTCGTCGACCGGAACGTCTACACCGGCCAGAACCCGCAGTCGTCCGAGGACCTCGCCGACCGCATCATCGCCGACGTGAGCTGATCGCGTTCGAGTACCGGGGCGGCCGCGTGGAACATCCAAGTGGCCGCTCTGCCGTACGGGCCGAGTGTTCAACCATGGCGCAGTGACGTCCTTCAGGCGGGAATCGTGACCACATGGGGGCGATCCTTCGGGGCGAGCCAGGTGTGAATGGCGCTGTCGAACGTCGCCAGCACCGTTCCACGGCTCGCCGCAAGGTTCACCAAGTGCAGATCGGTCACCTGACGATGTCCCATGAGGACCACCGGACTCACCACCGCTTCGACGAGCGTGGAGTCGTCGGACAGGAAGTTCCAACGCGGATCCGATCGCATGCCGCGAAGGATTGGCCAGACCTCGGTTACTTCGCGCTGTGAACCGGTGATAACCGGATTCAGCAGCATCCGGATCAGTCCTGATTCGGTGACCGGGCAGGTGGCCCATGTCCGGACGGACGCCAAGAAGGTGTGCGCACTCCGGTGGTGCTGGTGGGACGTCAGCGCCAGAGCGACCAGCGCGTTGACATCGAACAGGACCGGGCGATCATCACTCATCGCGCAACTGTGCGACCAACTCGTCGGTGACGATGACGTCCGATGAACCCACCATGATCGGGAAGGGACTGTAAGAGAAATCGACGCTCGACGGGATGCCGGCGCTCAGACCGCGCTGGGCCAGCTGGGACACCGCCGCACCGATCGAGATACCTCGACTGCGAGCCAGGGAGCGCGCTGCAGCCAGCACATCGTCGTCGATCTCCAGTGTGGTCCGCATCACCACATCGTAGCATCAGAGCATCACACTTAAAGATTACGAACACGTGACGCCCCCGGCGCGGGGTCCGGGCAACGGCCGGACCACAGAGCAGACACGTGGCCGCCCGGATAATCCGCGCGGCCACGGGAAGAAGCGAATATGCGCGCATCCCACGGCCGGCTGTTCGTCCGGGTTGCGGTCAACGCATATTCGGGAGTGACGAGGCTGCAACCTCAGTGGCCGCCGGGAAGAACGTCCTTCACCCGATCGAGCAACGACTTGTCCTCGCCGCCCTGCGCCCACGGCGGGTCGTGCGGAAGCGGACCCATCGGGTCGGCGTCCTTCGGCTCCGCCGTGCGCTCGGCCAGCGAACGCTGGATCGCCTCACGCATCGGTATCAAGCGGTGCCCTTCCGGCAGCAGTTCGCGGACCCCCGGCCCGCCGTCGCCACAAACCATGTCGTGGTGCAGGCTCTCGACCAGCGCTTCGACGGTCGGTTTCGGCACGTCGATCAATGTGGCAACGAGTGACCCCACCAGTCCGGTCGGCAGGAGCGGCACGGTGACCTGCGGTCGCTTGAGATCGGCGACGTCGGCGTAGAGGTCGAGCAGATCGGCGTACGGCATCGACTCGGGCCCGCCGACGTCGAAGTGACGCGAGGGGCCGTCGATCGTGAGTGCACCCACCAACGCCTGGATCGCGTCGACGACCGCAATCGGCTGCACGTCGGAGTTCATCCATTCCGGAACCGTCTGCAGCGGCATCCGTTCGCTGACCTGACGGATGATCTCGAACGACGTCGACGCGCTGCCCAGCAGCACGGCAGCCCGCAAGGTGATCACGGTCGCCGGACTGGCGGTCAGGATTCGTTCCACTTCGAGGCGCGAGGTGATGTGCTCGGACAGTTCACTCTCGGGAACGTCGGGGACGATCCCGGACAGGTAGACGACCCGCTGCACACCATGCAATTCGATTGCGCCGCGGACGAGTTCGGCAGCCTTGCGGTCGTTGTCGGCGAAGTCGTCGCCACCCATCCCGTGGATCAGGTAGTAGATGGCGTCGACGCCGACGATCGCGTTTTCCACGTCGCTCTGATCGAGCACATCCATCTCGACGGTCTCGACCTGATCGCTCCACCACGGGTGGACGTCCTCGTCCGCCGTCTTGGTGGTGCGGACATCGTGGCCCGCCTTCAGCAGTTCGGGCACCAGTCGTCCACCCACGTATCCGGTCGCGCCGGTCACAAGAATCTTCATCGTTCGTTTTCCTCTCGGTTCGGGTCGTGCCACGGGGTCCAGACACGACACATCGCGACGCGGCGCCGCGTCCGGGCGGGGAGGACGCTGCTCGGCCTGTCACTGGCCGATCGAGCGGCACCGCTGTCACCGGATGCCGTCCGAGGGTGCCGCGCGGCACCCATCCGTCACCGTAGGGGACACCGGCACCCGCCAAGGGTCAGCGCAGGTGCTTGTCCAGGTTGCGTGCGAAACCATTGCCCATCTGGGTCATCACGACGGTCATCGCGGTGCGGACCGCCGGACCCATGATCTTGGGGAAGGGCATCCGTGCGGTGATGTCGATGTCGATGCTCAGGTGCGTGCCGCCGTCGACGGGCGTGAGGGTGTAGATGCCGTCGACCGCAACGAGCTCGTCGCTTCGCGCGGGATCGTGGGAGTAGGAGATCCGTTTCTTGGGATCGAAGTCCATGAGCGCGGTGAAGACCGGCTTGAACTTCTGGTTCAACACCGGGACGGAGGTCATCTCCCACAGCCAGCGGTCACCGTCCGGGGTGATCCGGTGCACCAGCGGGGTCAGCTTCTGCAGGGTCTTCGCGTCGGTCAGCACCTCCCACAGTGCGTCGACGTCGTATGGCACGGTCTCCTCAGAGACATTGCGTGCGGAGAATGAGTTCACGGCGGAAGCCCTTCGGGACGGTGGATGTTCCACACTAGGAGCTACCGACCACCCCGAGGAGTTTGCAGCAGATGCGTCATTCGTCACGCCTGACCGAGATCGCGGGGCGCTTGAAACAGCTGCCGTGGTTACGCCCGGTGGACCGCGATCACTGGCAGACACCCGCCGAATTCCGCCGCCGCCAGCTCGTCTCGCTCGGCACGCTCGTCGTCGGCGCGCCGGTGTTGCGGACGGCGTTGCGCCAGCCACCCGGCAGCCGTTCCTTCCAGTTGTGGACCGTGGCGTTGGCCGGCGTCTGGACCGCCGGCGCGTTGGCGTCCGGACCGCTGCATGTCGGGCACTCCAACTCCTCGCGCGGGCCGGTGCGGCCGATCGTGCGACCATTGGCGATCGGGTCGGCAGCGGTGGCGGTCTTCACTCTCGGTGGCATGGCCGTCGTGCAGATCCCCCTGCTGCGCAAGGAGATCGAGAGCGTCGTGCAGCACGCGCGGGTCGGCGACCTACGCATCGTGGTGCCGCTGACCATCGCAACGGGCGCCGCCGAAGAACTCTTCTTCCGAGGCGCGTTGTACGCAGCCACCCCGCAACCGCATCAGGTCGCGGTGACGACCGTCGTGTACGGCACGACCACCCTGGCGACGGGCAACCCGATGCTGGTGTTCGCGTCCGTGCTGCTGGGTGGACTCACCGGTGTTTCACGGCGCGTGACCGGTGGCGTGCTGTCCCCGATCATCGTCCACGGCACCTGGTCGACCGGGATGCTGGTGATCCTGCCGAAGCTGACCGAGCGGGCGGCCGCATGGGGCGAACTGCTGCTGAGCCGCCGGTCGGGCCGATGATCCTGGTCACCGGAGCAGGCGGCTACATCGGCAGTCGTCTGGTACCACGGCTGCTGGCCGACGGACATCGGGTCCGCGCCACCTTCACCAACGTCTCGCGCGCGAATTCGCTGTGGTGGCACGAGGATCCGCAGGTCGAGACCGTGCAGATGGACGTTTTCGACTCGGCTTCCGTCGACGCAGCAGTGGAAGGTGTGGCGACGGCGTACTACTTGATCCACGGACTGGCTGATCCTGAATTCGAACGGCTCGATCGCCTGGCTGCGCAAACATTCGCGGAAGCAGCAACCCGCGCGGGTGTGGAGCGAGTGATCTATCTGTCGGGTCTGGTGCCCATGCTCCCGGCGTCCGAACTGTCGCCCCACCTTCGGTCGCGACTCGAGGTCGAGCAGGTGCTCACCACTCGTGCACCCTCGACGGTGACGCTGCGCGCAGCAATGGTGATCGGCGGTGGATCCACCTCACTGGAGATCATGCGCCAGTTGAGCAATCGCCTTCCAGCACAACCACTTCCGACGTGGATGAACTCTCGCCTCCAGCCGATCTCTGTTGTCGACGCGCTCGAAGCCCTGGTCGGCGCCCTGGATCCGCGCGTGCCCTCCCGCTGGTACGACATCGGCGGACCCACCGCGATCGGATACGGCATGTTGCTCTGGGAGTTCGGCCGAGCCGCCGGCCTGCGTCGACGTCCGCGCGTGTTCGTGCCGTTCCTGCCCGAGCCGCTCGTCGCCGACCTCGCAGGCGCGCTCGTCGGCGCGCCGGGCTCGACGGTCGAAGCGCTCATCGACAGCCTCTCCCACGACATGGTCTGCGCCGATGACGACTTCGTGACCGAGCTACTGCCACCCGGATGGCAACTCATGCCCCTACGGGAGTCACTGCAGAGGGCGATCGTCGACTCCGATTCCGATTGTGACCAGCGAGATCCGATGCAGCGTATGCCCCACGACGCTGCATGGACGGCGTCTTCGGACGGGATGGTCCGAGGGTTGACTCGAGGTCTGATTCGCCTGACGACGCGCTGACCGCTTCTCCCGTCCCGGCCTGCTGAAGGTGGGTCTGGGAAAGATCGCCTCCGCACCTACTCGACCAGCGAGGCGTGGGTCATTGCGCGATGCCGTAGACCCGTTCCACGTGGATCCGAAGGACCAATCGCTTCTCGCGCACCATGGCCGCGCGGTAGTCGTCCCAGTCGTCGTGTTCGCCGGCCAACGTCCGGTACAGGTCGACGAGTTCGTCTGCTCCGGAGTCGTCGGGTTCGGTTGCCACCGGGCCGAATTCGGCCGTTCCCTCGGCGACGACGTAGTCCCACGGCGTGCGTCCCGTGACGAGGTAGCTGGCACGCGGATCGCGTCGAAGGTTGCGCGTCTTCGCCCGATCATCGGTGACCGAGATCGACAGTGTCGAGGTCGCCGGGTCGAAGTGATGAATCACGACCGACATCTGTGGACGCCCGTCACGCTTGATCGTCGAAAGCACTCCCCGTTTGCCGGGGATCTCCAACAGCTTCCGCAACGCTTCGTCGCTCATTGCCTCACCATAGGCCCCGGCACAGAGTTGGACGGCGGACGAGCCGTGCACGCCCCTTCGCCGGGCCCTGTCGCGGGAGGTCGAGCCATGCGGATTGCGCATCGAAACTGTCGAACCGGGCAAGGCGGACGCCCGGGTCGAGGTTCAGACCGCTGCGTTCGAGAACTCCACCTCACCGTCGAACAGTGGCACACCATGGCGCAGGGCTCGGCGTACGCGAACGCGCGAAGCACGACGTCGGCGTCCCGCACCCACGGCATCCAGCGCGCCGGCTCGATGTGCGGCAACGCCAACAGTTCAAGCAATCCGCCTGATTTCCAACCGAGTCCGGTTATCGCGGACGGGCTGTTGCCCGACACGAATCGGTACGCCGATCCCGGCGTACACATCGGATGACCGTGCTGAGCGGTCGGGATCGCCAGCGCGGACGCCTGATCGATCGGCTTGCCGAGAGCAGATCGACCAACGCCTCGCGGATGCTGTCGTTGGTGACACCACCTGAGGTCGGCAGCAGTTTCATGTGGTTGCCCGAACGAGGGCGTCAGTCCTTGTCGGACGACGAATCGTCCGCGTCCTCGTCGGTGGCAGGGCCTGCTGGCATGGCGCCGCCTTCGCCGCTCCAGTCGCTTCCCACCTCGTCGTCATTGGCGGGGTCGGAGACGGTATCGGGCTGAACCTTCGGGTCTTGTTCGCTCATGGGCACAACTCTGCTGCGCTCGACGCGCCCGCGCAACACCCTGGAGCAGTAGTTGTGACCTGGATGGCCAGATGCGAGCCGCACCACCAGATGTGGACCGCGTCAGCGACGGGCGACCAGTGACTCGAACAACGCGCAGTACTCCTCGACCATGCGCTGCTCATCGAATCGGGCGACCGCGTCCGCTCGGACGTCGGCACGGTCGAGATCGCGGACGCGGGACACGGCGTCCGCGAGTCCCGCGACGAGATCGGCCGTGGCGGTTCCTGCCTCACCCACCAGCACCCCCGACCGCTCTGAGACGACTTCGCGCAGACCGCCTCGTCCGATGGCGATCACCGGGGTGCCAGACATCATCGCCTCGGCGGCGACCAAGCCGAACGGCTCGTCCCAGCGTGGAGTCACGAGAATCGCAAGGCTCGAGCCGACGATCCGGGCGGTCGCTCGCTGATCCAGGTGACCGGCATGACGAACGCCGTCGCCGAGCAACGGCTCGACGTGGTCTCGGTAAAAGGCCGCGTCCGCGATCGGGCCCACGATCGTGAGCGGCAGCCCGGCAGTACGGGCCGCTCGGATCGCGAGGTCGGTGCCCTTCTCTGGGGTGATTCGCCCGACCCAGACGAGTTCCTCTCCACCTGAACCGAATTCGAACAGACACGACCGCACACCGTTGTGAATCACCAGCGGTTCGATCGGGAGCAGACGCCACATGCTCGCAACCGCCTCACTGACACCGACGTACACGGCGTCGTCCGCGGCGAGCGAGACACCGATCTC
This is a stretch of genomic DNA from Yimella lutea. It encodes these proteins:
- a CDS encoding NAD(P)H-binding protein, with translation MKILVTGATGYVGGRLVPELLKAGHDVRTTKTADEDVHPWWSDQVETVEMDVLDQSDVENAIVGVDAIYYLIHGMGGDDFADNDRKAAELVRGAIELHGVQRVVYLSGIVPDVPESELSEHITSRLEVERILTASPATVITLRAAVLLGSASTSFEIIRQVSERMPLQTVPEWMNSDVQPIAVVDAIQALVGALTIDGPSRHFDVGGPESMPYADLLDLYADVADLKRPQVTVPLLPTGLVGSLVATLIDVPKPTVEALVESLHHDMVCGDGGPGVRELLPEGHRLIPMREAIQRSLAERTAEPKDADPMGPLPHDPPWAQGGEDKSLLDRVKDVLPGGH
- a CDS encoding type 1 glutamine amidotransferase domain-containing protein encodes the protein MLNYLKGISMTSVLMILSAADHWTLEDGSKHPTGFWAEEFLAPYNKFKEAGWDVVVATPGGKKPTVDQTSLSVKGGLLPNKIGTLKDELARLAPVLDAPDNLSNVDPDAFDVVFYPGGHAPMEDLAYDEVSGAIIRKRLESGRPLALLCHAPAAILAAQNADGTSPFAGYKMTGLSNAEETLNGLAKKAKWLLQDKLEEAGVEYEKAKLPMRPHVVVDRNVYTGQNPQSSEDLADRIIADVS
- a CDS encoding SDR family NAD(P)-dependent oxidoreductase, yielding MGRTAAEPPVGPMILVTGAGGYIGSRLVPRLLADGHRVRATFTNVSRANSLWWHEDPQVETVQMDVFDSASVDAAVEGVATAYYLIHGLADPEFERLDRLAAQTFAEAATRAGVERVIYLSGLVPMLPASELSPHLRSRLEVEQVLTTRAPSTVTLRAAMVIGGGSTSLEIMRQLSNRLPAQPLPTWMNSRLQPISVVDALEALVGALDPRVPSRWYDIGGPTAIGYGMLLWEFGRAAGLRRRPRVFVPFLPEPLVADLAGALVGAPGSTVEALIDSLSHDMVCADDDFVTELLPPGWQLMPLRESLQRAIVDSDSDCDQRDPMQRMPHDAAWTASSDGMVRGLTRGLIRLTTR
- a CDS encoding CPBP family intramembrane glutamic endopeptidase, encoding MRHSSRLTEIAGRLKQLPWLRPVDRDHWQTPAEFRRRQLVSLGTLVVGAPVLRTALRQPPGSRSFQLWTVALAGVWTAGALASGPLHVGHSNSSRGPVRPIVRPLAIGSAAVAVFTLGGMAVVQIPLLRKEIESVVQHARVGDLRIVVPLTIATGAAEELFFRGALYAATPQPHQVAVTTVVYGTTTLATGNPMLVFASVLLGGLTGVSRRVTGGVLSPIIVHGTWSTGMLVILPKLTERAAAWGELLLSRRSGR
- a CDS encoding TA system VapC family ribonuclease toxin codes for the protein MSDDRPVLFDVNALVALALTSHQHHRSAHTFLASVRTWATCPVTESGLIRMLLNPVITGSQREVTEVWPILRGMRSDPRWNFLSDDSTLVEAVVSPVVLMGHRQVTDLHLVNLAASRGTVLATFDSAIHTWLAPKDRPHVVTIPA
- a CDS encoding PPOX class F420-dependent oxidoreductase, which produces MSDEALRKLLEIPGKRGVLSTIKRDGRPQMSVVIHHFDPATSTLSISVTDDRAKTRNLRRDPRASYLVTGRTPWDYVVAEGTAEFGPVATEPDDSGADELVDLYRTLAGEHDDWDDYRAAMVREKRLVLRIHVERVYGIAQ
- a CDS encoding SRPBCC family protein — protein: MNSFSARNVSEETVPYDVDALWEVLTDAKTLQKLTPLVHRITPDGDRWLWEMTSVPVLNQKFKPVFTALMDFDPKKRISYSHDPARSDELVAVDGIYTLTPVDGGTHLSIDIDITARMPFPKIMGPAVRTAMTVVMTQMGNGFARNLDKHLR
- a CDS encoding glycosyltransferase, with the translated sequence MHIAVLATTRNPLREPFAGGQEAQTASLTAGLRARGHTVRLYAQPGTDPRLADELATYAQVPTIRTPEDEPLAGLWRDDAAMSWAMADLVRRPVDLVHNQSLHHFPLAMSRAMPSTMVTTLHCPPYPLAEIGVSLAADDAVYVGVSEAVASMWRLLPIEPLVIHNGVRSCLFEFGSGGEELVWVGRITPEKGTDLAIRAARTAGLPLTIVGPIADAAFYRDHVEPLLGDGVRHAGHLDQRATARIVGSSLAILVTPRWDEPFGLVAAEAMMSGTPVIAIGRGGLREVVSERSGVLVGEAGTATADLVAGLADAVSRVRDLDRADVRADAVARFDEQRMVEEYCALFESLVARR